From the genome of Geobacter sp. SVR, one region includes:
- a CDS encoding TnsA endonuclease N-terminal domain-containing protein, translated as MDSLFGKPPARRIRPSKCANTGVRSSLKNGKGLETESSLEHDFLVLLDFDNRVERYEVQPVTLRWVDNGNEFIYTPDVLVKYTDDARDINPSLKPTLYEVKPHDVLKRDWRKFEPKFRHAMSWARENGVRFKIITEKRIRTPFLDNAQFLLRYHSSTFPYSSTEGSDERYVLNSLKKTGETSVKTLLLYMSQVKTRQAELIPWIWRLILEEKIGTDLDKPLTMTSTIWLAQRERGV; from the coding sequence GTGGACTCTCTTTTCGGCAAACCTCCAGCCCGCAGGATTCGTCCGAGCAAGTGCGCCAACACCGGTGTCCGCTCTTCCCTCAAAAACGGCAAGGGCCTCGAAACCGAGTCAAGCCTGGAACACGACTTCCTGGTTCTTCTCGATTTCGACAACCGTGTCGAGCGGTACGAGGTGCAGCCCGTTACTCTACGATGGGTAGATAACGGCAACGAATTCATTTATACACCGGACGTCCTTGTTAAATACACCGACGACGCACGAGACATAAATCCCTCCTTAAAACCAACCCTGTATGAAGTGAAACCCCATGATGTTCTCAAACGGGATTGGCGCAAGTTCGAACCCAAATTTCGCCATGCGATGTCTTGGGCGAGAGAAAATGGCGTGCGTTTCAAAATTATCACGGAGAAACGCATCCGCACGCCCTTTCTCGACAATGCCCAATTCCTTCTAAGGTATCATTCCTCGACGTTTCCCTACTCATCTACCGAAGGGAGTGACGAGCGGTACGTACTGAACTCCCTTAAAAAGACAGGGGAAACGAGCGTTAAAACATTACTATTGTATATGTCTCAAGTCAAGACACGCCAAGCCGAGCTTATTCCGTGGATCTGGCGGTTGATCCTGGAAGAGAAAATCGGCACTGATTTGGACAAGCCACTCACAATGACTTCGACGATCTGGCTCGCCCAGCGGGAGAGAGGGGTGTAA
- a CDS encoding TniB family NTP-binding protein: MENLAGIEQEARIAAVRKDFWVGYTTAKKIMADLEDLLKYPKKIRMPNIAVIGETNNGKSFLLSKFVDRNSPPFDPNADKTTLPIVYIRLRAKADEARLYNAILSSLFASGPDRESTDSKLDRIHRLFFHLETKMLVVDEFQHSTCGTPHKIRELLHATKNLGSDLKIPIVIGGTPEVLNSLRSDPQISNRFQPRHLERWKMSDEFLSLLATIQVKLRLRGDYDLTEEGISQRILLLGGGILGDMVDLLVCQTADAIRTGSEVITEKTLSNAYLKGLGWVPPSQRTKYAR, translated from the coding sequence ATGGAGAATCTGGCAGGGATCGAACAGGAGGCAAGAATTGCCGCAGTCCGAAAAGACTTCTGGGTGGGTTACACAACGGCAAAGAAGATCATGGCGGACCTGGAGGATCTCTTAAAGTATCCGAAAAAAATCAGGATGCCCAATATCGCCGTCATCGGGGAAACGAACAACGGCAAGTCGTTCCTTTTGAGCAAATTCGTCGACAGGAACTCCCCTCCCTTTGATCCCAACGCGGACAAGACCACGCTTCCGATCGTGTACATACGTTTACGGGCCAAGGCCGACGAGGCTCGGCTGTATAACGCCATCCTGTCGTCCCTTTTCGCCAGCGGTCCAGATCGGGAGTCGACGGACTCCAAGCTGGATCGTATCCACCGGCTTTTTTTCCACCTTGAAACAAAAATGCTCGTTGTCGATGAGTTCCAGCACTCCACCTGCGGAACTCCACACAAAATCCGCGAACTGCTGCATGCGACGAAGAACCTGGGCTCGGATCTCAAAATACCCATAGTTATCGGGGGGACTCCCGAAGTCCTCAACTCCTTGCGGTCCGACCCGCAAATATCGAACAGGTTCCAACCGCGCCATCTGGAACGATGGAAAATGAGCGACGAGTTCTTGTCCCTTCTCGCGACGATCCAGGTGAAGTTGAGGCTGAGGGGGGATTACGATCTCACCGAAGAGGGGATCTCCCAACGTATTCTTTTGCTTGGGGGAGGGATCCTCGGCGATATGGTCGATCTGTTGGTCTGTCAAACAGCAGATGCGATCAGGACCGGAAGCGAAGTTATCACGGAAAAGACGCTGAGCAACGCATACCTGAAGGGACTCGGCTGGGTGCCCCCATCTCAGCGAACTAAATATGCTCGATGA
- a CDS encoding TniQ family protein: protein MLDESQRQLWLFRPKPLDDELLSSWLVRCAYANLRKLHAFCSQVWGARHHFWERDVDRSADIRLLTTLAECTSTPNSRVYMTTLAAYEGILFECFKRSGELPWVMPIVKRGRNRLGYGMQFCPQCLATDEKPYYRRLWRLSCMVICPVHGCYLHDCCPECGASVTFHQGDYGMKLLPFENVIRKCKKCGLDRGAAPAMTYYGDSETRLAAFQRSIADVLRTSWALEPGAPVTSHIMSIAYFSGLHDLVKALCSKSRTGRLREGCARALGMDLADEAPELAGAFDGFRLKERRVILKLAAWLLESWPERLVTLANEYGVTSSYFISYKKQPAYWYQSAMELYLDASHYHPSEDEIRACRSFLKASGLLVSKNNIQRWLGRYYVDKRRYIKPTASQ, encoded by the coding sequence ATGCTCGATGAAAGCCAACGGCAACTTTGGCTTTTCCGACCAAAACCCCTTGACGACGAATTGTTGTCCTCGTGGCTCGTGCGGTGCGCTTATGCAAACCTTAGAAAACTACACGCATTCTGTAGCCAGGTATGGGGAGCGAGACATCACTTTTGGGAAAGAGACGTCGATCGTTCCGCGGACATACGGCTCCTGACCACACTGGCAGAATGCACAAGCACCCCCAATAGCAGAGTCTACATGACTACCCTGGCTGCGTATGAAGGTATCCTCTTCGAGTGTTTCAAGCGAAGTGGTGAACTGCCGTGGGTAATGCCGATCGTAAAAAGGGGGCGTAATCGTCTCGGTTACGGGATGCAGTTTTGTCCTCAATGCCTTGCCACTGACGAGAAACCCTATTACAGGCGGTTGTGGCGTTTGTCATGTATGGTCATCTGTCCGGTTCATGGTTGCTATCTGCACGATTGCTGTCCGGAATGCGGGGCATCGGTCACTTTTCACCAAGGCGATTACGGGATGAAGCTTTTGCCTTTCGAGAACGTAATCAGAAAGTGCAAAAAGTGCGGGTTGGATCGTGGAGCGGCTCCTGCTATGACCTACTATGGGGATAGCGAAACACGATTAGCAGCCTTTCAACGGAGCATTGCTGACGTGCTCCGTACTAGCTGGGCACTTGAACCTGGTGCCCCTGTAACAAGCCATATTATGAGCATTGCCTATTTCAGCGGATTACATGACCTCGTCAAGGCGCTCTGCTCAAAGAGCAGAACAGGCCGGCTGCGCGAGGGATGCGCACGTGCACTTGGGATGGATTTGGCGGATGAGGCGCCGGAGTTGGCAGGGGCCTTCGACGGTTTCAGGCTGAAAGAACGGCGGGTGATATTGAAACTGGCCGCATGGCTATTGGAATCGTGGCCGGAGCGGCTAGTAACTCTCGCAAACGAGTACGGAGTGACGAGCTCATATTTCATTTCCTATAAAAAGCAGCCGGCTTATTGGTATCAATCAGCCATGGAATTGTACCTGGATGCGTCCCATTATCACCCTTCAGAAGATGAGATTAGGGCCTGCCGTTCATTCTTAAAAGCCAGCGGCCTGTTGGTCAGCAAAAACAACATCCAGCGATGGCTCGGCAGGTATTATGTGGATAAACGGAGATATATTAAACCAACAGCTTCCCAATGA
- a CDS encoding DNA-binding transcriptional regulator, translating into MNNNQFMHFMDNNINNSVIPASDIVKRARKKSGLTQIKFAHLLGKAQSEVSKYEGGAVDPPGSIIIHCMNILNDDRNEVAAPSVDSIIQKLKNGFDAPGHAMARSLIMGIILNEERKG; encoded by the coding sequence ATGAATAATAATCAATTTATGCATTTTATGGACAACAACATCAATAATAGTGTAATCCCCGCCAGTGACATTGTCAAAAGAGCGCGCAAAAAGTCCGGGCTAACACAGATTAAGTTTGCACATCTACTGGGAAAAGCACAGAGTGAGGTATCCAAATACGAGGGGGGTGCCGTTGATCCACCAGGTTCAATTATTATTCATTGTATGAATATTTTAAATGATGACCGAAACGAGGTGGCTGCTCCTTCGGTTGACAGCATAATTCAAAAGCTTAAGAATGGATTTGATGCACCCGGTCATGCAATGGCGAGGTCGCTAATAATGGGAATTATCTTGAATGAGGAGAGGAAGGGTTAA
- a CDS encoding 8-oxoguanine DNA glycosylase: MAQVALGIVNGEVKECALPDPWEKVMDGVVWGEFDTFFTPAFWVVQAWLDKDQKRYGAYKLGASLQEEVTACLLGGHGIPSEVGLAAYRAVRDRGLLTKETLTQEELTAVLREPMDVGGRQVRYRFWKQKSKYLWESLQAISKGNPPEDHRAFRNWLIEKLPGVGPKTASWITRNWLSSDEVAIIDIHIQRAGLHAGFFDKNLTIDKNYSQMEARFLQFAHAIGIRPAVLDTLIWRQMKDLTSTSIKPKTPPKNIHHQQYFFPEILAGAC, encoded by the coding sequence ATGGCACAGGTCGCGTTGGGAATCGTCAATGGCGAAGTAAAGGAGTGTGCATTACCTGATCCGTGGGAGAAGGTAATGGATGGGGTCGTTTGGGGAGAATTCGACACATTCTTTACTCCTGCATTTTGGGTGGTGCAAGCTTGGCTGGATAAGGATCAAAAGAGATACGGTGCCTACAAGCTCGGTGCTTCTTTACAAGAGGAGGTGACAGCGTGCCTGTTGGGTGGACATGGGATACCATCCGAGGTGGGGCTGGCTGCCTATAGGGCCGTGAGAGACAGGGGATTACTAACAAAAGAAACACTGACTCAGGAGGAATTGACCGCAGTATTGAGAGAGCCTATGGACGTTGGCGGTAGACAAGTCCGCTATCGATTTTGGAAGCAAAAATCCAAGTATCTCTGGGAATCATTGCAGGCCATTTCTAAAGGTAATCCCCCAGAGGATCATAGAGCATTTCGCAACTGGCTTATTGAAAAATTGCCTGGAGTCGGACCCAAGACAGCGTCATGGATCACTCGCAATTGGCTTTCAAGCGACGAGGTTGCTATTATCGATATTCATATTCAACGTGCAGGCCTGCACGCTGGCTTCTTTGACAAAAACCTCACCATTGACAAAAACTACTCACAGATGGAGGCGCGCTTTCTTCAATTTGCCCATGCTATCGGTATCAGACCTGCCGTTCTGGATACACTTATATGGCGACAAATGAAAGATTTGACCTCCACCTCAATCAAGCCAAAAACGCCGCCTAAGAATATTCACCATCAACAATATTTTTTCCCCGAAATATTAGCTGGAGCCTGCTGA
- a CDS encoding putative quinol monooxygenase, translated as MSQYNETPEMFLFYENWKNLFCLDQHLASAHFQTYAAAVEDLLIEKIVQKMTEIS; from the coding sequence GTGAGTCAGTACAACGAAACCCCTGAGATGTTCCTGTTCTATGAGAACTGGAAAAACCTCTTCTGCCTGGATCAACATCTTGCATCAGCCCATTTCCAGACATACGCCGCTGCTGTCGAGGATCTGCTCATCGAGAAGATCGTACAGAAAATGACGGAAATTTCTTAA
- a CDS encoding helix-turn-helix domain-containing protein has translation MGKVIMVGPGSVVEHAGRTYCVRRYSSANEVVAEDIDSGEKISLAISVIIHSNGKTAGHAVPDLAAITEHEWQEALHKYRAFKPLLEMHPRPTIKVQEVADKLLVDLTTVYRWIKRFEETRTITSLLRKRRSDRGAQKLSPEVEQMITGIINRHYLNNQQLSYTHAYRELQLACRAAKLEYPHFNTFIKRIKLLATELVVKRRRGQNEALKYQPVKGHFPGANYPYSVIQIDHTKLDIILVDEHDRIPIGRPYITLAIDTFSRMVVGFFISFDPPGTLGTGICISNTLLQKDELLSHYNLQYTWPCYGIPAAIHLDNAKEFRGDVLKKTCGQYGIDIKFRKVKKPNYGGYIERLLGTLLKEIHALPGTTFSNPEQRGEYDSVGKATMSLADLEKWLLNLICGAYHKRIHSELGTSPLERYDQGIMGTDDSPGVGQRPVAADELRLRIDFLPMELRTIQPGGVMIDCINYSADVLNRWVGAKGSGSRGRKFIFRRDPRDISYLLFYDPDAEAHFKVPYSDTRYPAMTLWEYKAVRRHLRELGKDKVNEEEIFRAFEDMKKVVEHSKVLKKQAKIKKERSATAPPPPAPERDTAPTPVPDFKRGKIELFELEE, from the coding sequence ATGGGCAAAGTTATAATGGTCGGCCCGGGATCGGTCGTGGAACACGCGGGCAGGACGTACTGCGTCAGGAGATACAGCTCGGCGAATGAAGTGGTCGCCGAAGATATCGACAGCGGCGAGAAAATCTCTCTGGCCATATCCGTCATAATACATAGCAATGGCAAGACGGCCGGCCATGCAGTTCCGGATCTCGCCGCAATAACGGAGCACGAGTGGCAGGAGGCCCTCCATAAATATAGAGCGTTCAAACCGCTGCTGGAGATGCACCCCCGGCCAACCATAAAGGTACAAGAAGTCGCCGACAAGCTCTTAGTCGATCTAACGACCGTTTACCGCTGGATAAAACGTTTCGAGGAAACCCGAACCATAACCAGCCTGCTCCGGAAAAGGCGATCGGACCGCGGCGCGCAGAAACTTTCCCCGGAAGTAGAGCAGATGATAACGGGAATCATAAACCGCCACTATCTCAACAATCAGCAATTGAGCTACACACATGCCTACCGGGAACTTCAACTTGCCTGCCGGGCCGCCAAGCTTGAATACCCCCATTTCAATACATTCATCAAGAGGATAAAATTGTTGGCTACCGAGCTTGTTGTCAAAAGAAGACGTGGCCAAAACGAAGCGCTGAAATACCAACCCGTCAAGGGGCACTTCCCCGGGGCCAACTACCCATACTCGGTCATCCAGATAGATCACACCAAGCTCGACATCATTCTGGTTGACGAACATGACCGCATCCCCATCGGCCGCCCCTACATCACGCTGGCCATCGACACCTTCAGCAGAATGGTCGTCGGCTTCTTTATCTCCTTCGATCCGCCGGGCACTCTGGGAACAGGAATCTGCATATCCAATACGCTGCTGCAAAAGGACGAGCTCCTCAGTCACTACAACCTGCAATACACTTGGCCCTGCTACGGAATCCCCGCAGCAATTCATCTGGATAATGCGAAAGAATTTCGCGGGGACGTGTTGAAAAAGACCTGCGGCCAGTACGGAATCGACATCAAATTCAGAAAAGTCAAAAAGCCCAATTATGGCGGATATATCGAGCGGCTCCTTGGAACCCTCCTGAAGGAAATACACGCACTGCCCGGCACGACGTTCTCTAATCCCGAGCAGCGCGGAGAGTACGATTCGGTAGGCAAGGCGACCATGAGCCTCGCCGACCTTGAGAAGTGGTTGCTGAACCTGATCTGCGGCGCATACCATAAAAGAATCCATTCGGAACTGGGCACGTCTCCGCTGGAAAGGTACGACCAAGGAATCATGGGAACTGACGACTCTCCAGGGGTTGGGCAGCGTCCGGTGGCGGCGGACGAGCTTCGTCTCAGGATCGATTTTCTTCCTATGGAACTCCGGACCATCCAACCTGGCGGAGTGATGATCGATTGCATAAATTACAGCGCGGACGTGCTGAACCGATGGGTTGGGGCAAAAGGGTCCGGCAGCCGCGGGCGGAAGTTCATATTTAGGCGCGATCCCCGGGACATCAGTTATCTCTTGTTCTATGATCCGGATGCCGAGGCACATTTCAAGGTGCCGTACAGCGACACGCGCTATCCGGCAATGACGTTATGGGAGTATAAGGCGGTTCGTCGGCATTTGAGAGAACTCGGCAAGGACAAAGTCAACGAGGAGGAAATATTCAGGGCTTTCGAGGACATGAAGAAGGTTGTCGAGCATTCGAAGGTTCTGAAGAAGCAGGCAAAAATAAAAAAAGAGCGGAGCGCCACCGCACCGCCGCCGCCCGCTCCCGAAAGAGACACGGCGCCTACGCCTGTGCCGGATTTCAAAAGAGGCAAAATAGAGTTGTTCGAACTTGAGGAGTAA
- the xseB gene encoding exodeoxyribonuclease VII small subunit: MSEANELTYEQKVARLDEILTRLDNSETPIDKLAEDVKEGARLIRELDMKLKQVETEVLDAFKELESE; the protein is encoded by the coding sequence GTGAGTGAGGCGAACGAGCTTACGTATGAGCAGAAAGTAGCTAGACTGGATGAGATCCTGACCCGGCTCGATAATTCGGAAACCCCCATCGACAAGCTGGCAGAAGATGTCAAGGAGGGAGCCCGGCTGATCAGGGAGCTCGATATGAAGCTCAAACAGGTTGAGACCGAAGTGCTAGACGCATTCAAAGAGCTGGAAAGCGAGTGA
- a CDS encoding PfkB family carbohydrate kinase encodes MISIVGGTYYEYCISPEWKYLYGSGLRAAAALSDLCSDIKLHTYVGESAFEQLEAVAEVFGVTAKPQISPTTIRFNYFHGLSVPVISPPRYAIKQQSPLQVGDDVVLQFGMLEGHAVVHGKKVVYDPQSAETIVPFHSNGSTAEQLAFVANMRECRILTGKDDIAEIIEALFSIYHCDVAVIKRGSQGTCVVTKDDAAKIETIQAYKTEMVWPIGSGDVFSAVFAYYWGVKGADPFAAAQNASLATATFCSTQVLPIPADFQKNSANISPITLKPKTEKDKKSIYLAGPFFNLGQRWVIEEARVALMHQNMEVFSPLHDVGRGAALDVASADLKGLDESAVVLAIVDGLDPGTIFEIGYARAKNIPVICLVQAEREEDLKMMAGSDCLMVNDFTTAIYQTAWTYLEL; translated from the coding sequence ATGATCTCAATAGTCGGTGGAACCTATTACGAGTACTGTATCTCACCAGAGTGGAAATACCTCTATGGTTCGGGTTTGCGTGCTGCTGCTGCACTTTCGGATCTATGCAGTGACATCAAACTGCATACCTATGTTGGCGAATCTGCGTTTGAACAACTGGAGGCTGTCGCGGAGGTGTTTGGCGTAACTGCCAAGCCTCAAATCTCTCCAACTACCATACGATTTAATTACTTTCACGGCTTGTCTGTCCCGGTAATTTCTCCCCCTCGTTATGCAATCAAACAGCAAAGTCCTCTTCAAGTGGGAGACGATGTTGTACTGCAATTCGGCATGCTCGAAGGACACGCCGTCGTGCATGGGAAAAAAGTCGTTTATGATCCACAGTCCGCAGAAACGATAGTGCCTTTTCATAGTAATGGATCAACCGCTGAGCAATTGGCTTTCGTTGCAAACATGAGGGAATGCCGGATACTGACTGGTAAAGACGACATTGCAGAAATTATCGAGGCTTTGTTCAGTATTTATCATTGTGACGTGGCAGTCATAAAGCGCGGAAGTCAGGGAACTTGCGTCGTAACGAAAGACGACGCTGCCAAGATAGAAACAATCCAAGCTTATAAAACCGAGATGGTATGGCCAATCGGATCAGGCGACGTATTTTCTGCGGTTTTTGCGTATTATTGGGGAGTTAAAGGTGCCGACCCTTTTGCCGCAGCACAGAACGCCTCTCTGGCAACAGCAACTTTTTGCTCCACTCAGGTGCTTCCCATCCCCGCTGATTTTCAGAAAAACTCGGCAAATATTTCACCAATCACACTGAAGCCAAAAACTGAAAAAGATAAGAAGTCGATCTATCTGGCTGGCCCTTTTTTTAACTTGGGGCAGCGATGGGTTATCGAAGAGGCGCGTGTGGCGTTGATGCATCAAAATATGGAGGTGTTCTCGCCTCTTCACGACGTTGGAAGGGGAGCGGCTCTGGACGTGGCTTCGGCTGATTTAAAGGGGTTGGATGAATCTGCCGTTGTCCTGGCAATTGTTGACGGCTTGGATCCTGGAACAATTTTCGAGATTGGATATGCTAGGGCGAAAAATATCCCCGTAATCTGCCTTGTCCAAGCAGAAAGGGAGGAGGATCTGAAAATGATGGCCGGAAGTGATTGTCTGATGGTCAACGACTTCACCACCGCAATTTACCAGACAGCATGGACATACCTCGAACTATGA
- a CDS encoding 7-cyano-7-deazaguanine synthase yields the protein MKRAILISGGIDSLALCYWQRPDLALTINYGQFPAVAEIGASAKVCQELQIPHDVVTVDCRHLGSGDLAGTESLGLSPSQEWWPYRNQLLVTLGAMKGIQLGVVELLLGSVKSDSFHADGTANFYAHMNALLNLQEGAMKVSVPAISMTSVELVKASKIPAELLSWAHSCHVSNVACGGCRGCFKHQTVMAELGYGFY from the coding sequence ATGAAAAGAGCGATATTAATATCAGGCGGGATAGACTCGCTAGCATTGTGTTACTGGCAGCGTCCCGATCTCGCATTGACCATAAACTATGGACAGTTCCCTGCTGTGGCAGAAATAGGAGCATCCGCAAAAGTTTGCCAGGAACTTCAAATACCGCATGATGTGGTGACCGTAGACTGTCGACACCTTGGTAGTGGTGATCTCGCAGGAACGGAATCATTAGGGCTTTCACCATCACAGGAATGGTGGCCTTATAGAAATCAACTGCTTGTGACCTTGGGCGCCATGAAAGGGATTCAATTGGGCGTTGTGGAGCTTTTGTTAGGATCAGTGAAGTCTGATAGTTTCCACGCCGATGGAACTGCAAATTTTTACGCCCACATGAACGCATTATTGAATTTGCAGGAAGGGGCCATGAAGGTTTCGGTCCCTGCCATTTCCATGACGTCTGTCGAGCTTGTAAAAGCTTCTAAAATACCAGCAGAACTCTTGAGCTGGGCTCATTCCTGTCATGTCAGCAATGTTGCATGCGGCGGTTGCCGGGGCTGCTTCAAGCATCAGACGGTTATGGCCGAGCTTGGGTATGGATTTTATTGA
- the xseA gene encoding exodeoxyribonuclease VII large subunit, giving the protein MERKFFHLSAITKRITELLEPAISKQFWVKAEISTGRERGGAFYCDLVETDAGGRIVAKVACTIWQNELSTIRRAFKARSMDLVLTNGTVVGFLCSLQFSSQYGLSLRVIDADPSIALGEMELKKREILECLQKEGLFETNKQLLVPFLPLRLGLITSAGSAAYNDFIQTLTTSGYGFKICLADAMVQGDQTEKSVLRALDTIARLDVDLVFIVRGGGSKTDLYFLDNEAIARRIASYDKPVWTGIGHEIDTSVLDYVANRSFKTPTAAAEELVARFVQMRRQLDEATSTLKTVWAYRLKIDREYIARAFTGIQQGPRKLLDVTASSLRGQAKELRLKVQERLATEQISLGRRTEKLHSQPPARTKTLSERLVAKRQKLRSQANYRLSRSRDTQSGLKQRFEKERFVRCLLVESDSNERKRHQLRHMFISALRFKSMELASLKGRLKEERILLRVTTARASLSDKMGTLKAIDPQNALQRGFALVYGANGTLIRSIGDITERQTITTRLADGTLLSEVTAKEANRE; this is encoded by the coding sequence ATGGAAAGAAAATTCTTCCACCTTTCTGCAATTACCAAGCGGATCACGGAACTGCTTGAACCTGCAATCAGCAAGCAGTTCTGGGTAAAAGCTGAAATCTCGACGGGGCGTGAGCGCGGTGGTGCCTTCTACTGTGATCTGGTCGAGACGGATGCAGGTGGAAGGATTGTCGCCAAAGTCGCCTGCACTATCTGGCAGAACGAGCTCTCCACGATCAGGAGGGCTTTCAAAGCCAGGAGTATGGATCTGGTGCTCACCAATGGTACGGTGGTCGGCTTCCTCTGTTCTCTCCAGTTCAGCTCCCAGTATGGCCTGTCACTCAGAGTCATCGATGCTGATCCTTCGATCGCTCTGGGTGAGATGGAACTGAAGAAGCGCGAAATCCTCGAATGCCTCCAAAAAGAAGGTTTGTTCGAGACGAACAAGCAACTCCTTGTTCCGTTTCTGCCGCTACGTCTTGGCCTGATCACCAGCGCCGGCAGCGCGGCGTACAACGACTTTATCCAGACCCTCACGACATCCGGCTACGGTTTCAAGATTTGCTTGGCTGATGCCATGGTCCAGGGTGACCAGACAGAAAAATCGGTCCTGCGGGCATTGGACACGATTGCAAGGCTTGATGTAGATCTTGTTTTCATCGTCCGGGGAGGTGGGAGCAAAACTGACCTCTACTTTCTGGACAACGAGGCAATCGCTCGAAGGATTGCATCCTACGACAAGCCTGTCTGGACTGGGATCGGGCATGAGATCGACACAAGCGTGCTCGACTATGTTGCCAACCGGTCATTCAAAACACCGACCGCTGCAGCAGAGGAACTGGTTGCCCGCTTTGTCCAGATGCGCCGCCAACTGGACGAGGCAACTAGTACCTTGAAAACCGTCTGGGCCTACCGGTTGAAAATCGACCGCGAGTACATTGCAAGGGCTTTTACCGGTATCCAGCAAGGGCCGAGGAAACTTTTGGATGTAACAGCTTCATCCCTACGAGGGCAAGCCAAGGAATTGCGACTGAAGGTGCAGGAGCGGCTGGCAACCGAGCAGATTTCTCTCGGAAGAAGAACCGAGAAATTACACTCACAACCGCCGGCTCGTACCAAAACCCTCTCGGAGCGCTTGGTAGCCAAGCGACAAAAACTCAGATCTCAAGCGAATTATCGGCTTTCTCGGTCCAGAGACACTCAGTCCGGCTTGAAACAACGCTTTGAGAAAGAGCGGTTCGTGCGGTGTCTGCTAGTCGAGAGTGACAGTAACGAAAGGAAACGGCACCAACTGAGGCACATGTTCATTTCCGCTCTCAGATTCAAGTCTATGGAACTGGCCAGTCTGAAGGGTCGGTTGAAAGAAGAGCGGATTCTTCTTCGGGTCACGACAGCTCGCGCCAGCCTGAGCGACAAGATGGGCACCCTGAAGGCTATAGACCCGCAAAACGCTCTGCAGCGTGGGTTCGCCTTGGTGTATGGAGCGAATGGGACACTCATCAGATCAATTGGTGATATTACAGAGAGACAGACAATTACCACTCGCCTGGCTGACGGCACGCTCCTCAGCGAGGTAACCGCAAAGGAGGCTAACCGTGAGTGA